In Gemmobacter sp. 24YEA27, a genomic segment contains:
- a CDS encoding methyltransferase — protein MAVIALSLAYSARTGLAQPDTIHPLRGNMAGLAHFTIRGIRLSLPEGTFSGRLADALEAGRYENTEAAALLKHLRPGDRFVDFGAGIGFLCALAAGVVGAEHVTGVEAGETTIALARNTLDQNGFPVARLIHGAVVGTSRPGNVVEFGLRGNFWSSGLKKGEAWLRGTEVLTVPAHAAGPLLADLAPTVLSCDIEGAELEVLAVELPASLRLIVTEIHPGSYGPEGTGRIFDALLRQGFVYEPDGSRGATVVFRRIGSA, from the coding sequence TTGGCCGTCATTGCGCTTAGCCTCGCCTATAGCGCCCGAACGGGCCTCGCTCAACCTGACACGATCCATCCTCTACGAGGCAATATGGCCGGTCTCGCCCATTTCACCATTCGTGGGATCAGGCTTTCCCTGCCCGAGGGGACTTTCTCGGGGCGCCTTGCGGACGCGCTGGAAGCCGGCCGCTATGAGAATACCGAAGCCGCCGCGCTGTTGAAACATTTGCGCCCCGGGGACCGGTTCGTGGATTTCGGCGCCGGGATAGGGTTTCTTTGCGCGCTTGCTGCCGGGGTGGTCGGGGCGGAACATGTCACCGGCGTCGAGGCCGGAGAAACGACGATTGCGCTGGCGCGCAACACGCTGGATCAGAACGGTTTTCCAGTCGCCCGGCTGATCCATGGCGCGGTGGTCGGCACATCCCGGCCGGGCAATGTGGTCGAATTCGGCCTCAGGGGGAACTTCTGGTCATCAGGGCTGAAAAAGGGCGAGGCCTGGCTGCGCGGCACCGAGGTTCTGACCGTGCCGGCGCATGCCGCCGGGCCGCTTCTGGCGGATCTCGCGCCGACGGTGCTGAGCTGTGATATCGAAGGGGCAGAGCTTGAGGTGCTGGCGGTCGAACTGCCGGCCTCGCTGCGGCTGATCGTGACGGAAATCCATCCGGGCAGCTATGGGCCAGAGGGCACCGGGCGGATCTTTGACGCGCTGTTGCGCCAGGGCTTCGTCTATGAACCGGACGGCTCGCGCGGGGCAACGGTGGTGTTTCGCCGGATCGGCAGCGCCTGA
- a CDS encoding MFS transporter: MAASTPDVRDRSRPMTREEKKVILASSAGTIFEWYDFYLYGSLAAIIGAQFFTPFPEATRNVFALLAFAAGFIVRPFGALVFGMLGDIVGRKYTFLMTILIMGFSTFIVGILPSYHSWGVAAPIILIILRMLQGLALGGEYGGAAVYVAEHAPQNQRGYFTAFIQTTATLGLLLSLIVILMVQGYVNGNFPTSRCWTRQASRFCWLTAHRR; the protein is encoded by the coding sequence ATGGCAGCATCAACACCGGACGTGCGCGACCGCTCACGCCCCATGACCCGGGAAGAGAAGAAGGTCATTCTCGCCTCTTCTGCGGGCACGATCTTTGAATGGTATGATTTCTACCTCTACGGATCGCTGGCCGCGATCATCGGTGCGCAATTTTTCACGCCATTCCCCGAAGCCACGCGCAACGTTTTCGCGCTGCTGGCTTTTGCGGCGGGCTTCATCGTGCGCCCGTTCGGCGCTCTGGTCTTCGGGATGCTCGGCGATATTGTCGGGCGGAAATACACCTTCCTGATGACCATCCTGATCATGGGCTTCTCGACCTTCATCGTCGGTATCCTGCCCAGCTACCACTCCTGGGGTGTGGCGGCGCCGATCATCCTGATCATCCTGCGTATGCTTCAGGGCCTGGCGCTCGGGGGTGAATATGGCGGCGCGGCGGTCTATGTGGCGGAACATGCGCCGCAAAACCAGCGCGGCTATTTCACCGCCTTCATCCAGACCACGGCGACGCTGGGTCTCTTGCTGTCGCTGATCGTCATTCTGATGGTGCAGGGCTATGTGAACGGCAACTTCCCGACCAGCCGGTGCTGGACGCGGCAAGCCAGCCGGTTCTGCTGGCTGACGGCACACCGCAGATGA
- a CDS encoding TetR family transcriptional regulator C-terminal domain-containing protein, whose protein sequence is MTSSDRADKRTAPPGDMRQSGSERRPYIRDTEENRREALVAAVQALVAEGGRPAATVRAIAARAGVTPGLIRHYFGSKEDLLRAAYVALMDGMTNKGEEALAGAGAVPAERLAAFIAASLRPPVLDPKAVGLWAGYLHQVQSDPGLLAQHESSYLQFRDRLQQLITDLGRPVTDGQLRQEAIACNAVLDGLWLEGSVLPGHFAESEVIQIGLRSVGAILGVTLAVITPPPAGSSDQERNDALFRGI, encoded by the coding sequence ATGACCAGTTCCGACAGAGCGGATAAGAGAACCGCCCCGCCTGGTGACATGCGCCAGTCCGGCTCTGAACGCCGGCCCTATATTCGTGACACCGAAGAAAACCGCCGCGAAGCGCTTGTGGCAGCGGTGCAGGCTCTGGTGGCCGAGGGCGGGCGCCCGGCGGCAACGGTCAGGGCGATTGCGGCGCGGGCGGGGGTCACGCCGGGGTTGATCCGTCATTACTTCGGATCGAAAGAAGATCTGTTGCGCGCAGCCTATGTAGCGCTGATGGATGGCATGACCAACAAAGGCGAAGAGGCGCTTGCAGGCGCGGGTGCTGTGCCGGCCGAACGGCTGGCAGCCTTTATTGCCGCCTCCTTACGCCCGCCGGTGCTGGATCCGAAGGCAGTCGGGCTCTGGGCCGGTTATCTGCACCAGGTTCAGTCTGATCCGGGGCTTCTGGCGCAGCATGAGAGTTCATATCTGCAATTTCGAGACCGCCTGCAGCAGCTGATCACCGATCTTGGCCGCCCTGTCACGGATGGGCAGCTGCGCCAGGAGGCCATTGCCTGCAATGCGGTTCTTGACGGGCTCTGGCTCGAAGGTTCGGTTTTGCCCGGTCACTTCGCTGAAAGCGAGGTGATCCAGATCGGGTTGCGCTCAGTCGGTGCCATTCTGGGCGTCACGCTCGCAGTCATTACCCCCCCGCCGGCAGGCAGCTCAGACCAGGAGAGAAATGATGCGTTATTCCGCGGTATATGA
- a CDS encoding 50S ribosomal protein L25/general stress protein Ctc: MAREIPDLLAVVRTGTGKGAARQARREGNVPGIIYGDSKEPTPISVNYNYLLKNLRKGRFLQTLFNLKVEGQADQHVICRGVQRDVVKDLPTHVDFMRIHDNSRINLFIHVDFINADKAPGIKRGGTLTVVRAEVELEVVASDIPAQITVDLEGKQIGDVIHIEDVTLPKGVKPTIGRNFVIANIAAPSGLAASADEEE; encoded by the coding sequence ATGGCACGCGAGATCCCTGATCTTCTGGCCGTGGTGCGGACGGGGACAGGCAAGGGGGCCGCCCGTCAAGCCCGTCGTGAGGGCAACGTACCCGGCATCATCTACGGCGACAGCAAAGAGCCGACGCCGATTTCGGTCAATTACAACTACCTGCTGAAGAACCTGCGCAAGGGTCGCTTCCTGCAGACGCTGTTCAACCTCAAGGTTGAAGGCCAGGCTGATCAGCACGTGATCTGCCGCGGCGTGCAGCGCGATGTGGTCAAAGACCTGCCGACCCATGTCGACTTCATGCGCATCCACGACAATTCGCGCATCAACCTCTTCATCCATGTTGATTTCATCAATGCGGATAAAGCACCTGGCATCAAGCGTGGCGGCACCCTGACCGTCGTGCGCGCCGAGGTTGAGCTGGAAGTTGTCGCATCCGACATCCCGGCCCAGATCACCGTGGATCTGGAAGGCAAGCAAATCGGCGATGTGATCCACATCGAAGATGTCACGCTGCCCAAAGGCGTGAAGCCGACCATCGGCCGCAACTTCGTGATCGCGAATATCGCGGCGCCGTCGGGCCTTGCAGCTTCCGCTGACGAAGAAGAGTGA
- the pth gene encoding aminoacyl-tRNA hydrolase, with amino-acid sequence MKLFVGLGNPGAKYAGNRHNIGFMALERIAADHGFTPWRKAFQGEVSEGRLGREKVILLKPATFMNLSGQSVRAAVDFYRIDLADITVFHDELDLAPGKLRVKQGGGHAGHNGLRSIHAHLGEAYGRVRLGIGHPGHKDAVAHYVLSDFSKADQGWLDDLLRGISDGAVALAEGDGQKFMNAVSLRTAPPRSSGGTASAGPAAGPPGRKLPPEPKPAPKPEPEPDARSAMQKLMDRFR; translated from the coding sequence ATGAAACTCTTTGTCGGCCTTGGAAATCCGGGCGCGAAATACGCCGGCAACCGCCATAATATTGGTTTCATGGCGCTGGAACGGATCGCCGCGGATCACGGCTTTACGCCCTGGCGCAAGGCGTTTCAGGGCGAGGTGTCAGAGGGCCGTCTGGGGCGCGAGAAGGTCATCTTGCTGAAACCCGCGACCTTCATGAACCTCTCGGGCCAGTCGGTGCGGGCGGCGGTGGATTTCTACAGGATCGACCTCGCCGATATCACAGTTTTCCATGACGAGCTGGATCTGGCGCCGGGGAAGCTGCGGGTCAAACAGGGCGGCGGCCATGCCGGACATAACGGGCTCAGGTCGATCCATGCGCATCTGGGTGAGGCCTATGGCCGGGTGCGGCTTGGGATCGGGCATCCCGGTCATAAGGATGCGGTCGCGCATTATGTGCTGAGTGACTTCAGCAAGGCGGACCAGGGCTGGCTGGATGATCTTTTGCGTGGCATTTCAGATGGCGCGGTGGCGCTGGCAGAGGGCGACGGACAAAAGTTCATGAATGCGGTCAGCCTGCGTACCGCGCCGCCGCGCTCATCTGGCGGAACGGCTTCCGCTGGCCCGGCGGCGGGACCCCCGGGCCGCAAGCTGCCACCTGAGCCGAAACCTGCGCCAAAGCCCGAACCGGAGCCAGATGCGCGCAGCGCCATGCAAAAGCTGATGGATCGCTTTCGCTGA
- a CDS encoding antibiotic biosynthesis monooxygenase: MYLTMNRFKVKAGEEATFEAIWKNRESQLPQVPGFVSFHLMKGAEADGVRLYASHTMWESEAAFRDWTKSEAFRAAHGGAGGHKGVILEHPKLEVFESIQFIGT; the protein is encoded by the coding sequence ATGTATCTCACCATGAACCGTTTCAAAGTGAAGGCGGGCGAGGAGGCCACATTCGAGGCGATCTGGAAAAACCGCGAAAGCCAGCTGCCGCAGGTGCCGGGCTTTGTCAGCTTTCACCTGATGAAAGGGGCCGAGGCCGACGGTGTCCGCCTCTATGCCTCACATACGATGTGGGAGAGCGAGGCAGCGTTTCGCGACTGGACGAAATCAGAGGCGTTTCGCGCGGCCCATGGAGGGGCCGGCGGGCATAAAGGGGTGATCCTGGAACATCCGAAACTGGAAGTCTTCGAATCCATACAGTTCATCGGCACCTGA
- a CDS encoding MFS transporter has translation MLDAASQPVLLADGTPQMMKAFNAWGWRIPFIGSLALLLVSLYIRLTMNESPAFKKMKEEGAASKAPLREAFGNWKNGKIALIALFGLTAGQAVVWYSGQFYALFYVQNVIKVDSFSANVFVAWSLILGTYGFIFFGRLSDRIGRKPIILGGCLIAAITYFPVFGFLTKTANPMLYNAHLTQITVTADPADCSFQFNPVGTAKFTNSCDILKAGLTARSANSETVDAPAGTIASVKIGETEIQGYSGSAADAAEQKARFDKELNDAMSAAGYPVAGQANESVAVAQNFFDIFTGQKITIVLTLTYLIILVTMVYGPIAAMLVELYPTRIRYSGLSLPYHIGNGWFGGLLPATAFAISAQSGNIYAGLWYAIVIALMTVVIGALFVPGGTHKKDIFADQNQ, from the coding sequence GTGCTGGACGCGGCAAGCCAGCCGGTTCTGCTGGCTGACGGCACACCGCAGATGATGAAGGCCTTCAACGCCTGGGGCTGGCGGATTCCGTTCATCGGCTCGCTCGCGCTTCTGCTGGTGTCGCTCTATATCCGTCTGACGATGAACGAATCCCCTGCCTTCAAGAAGATGAAGGAAGAGGGAGCCGCCTCGAAAGCACCGCTGCGCGAAGCCTTTGGCAACTGGAAAAACGGCAAGATCGCCCTGATTGCGCTGTTCGGTCTGACCGCGGGACAGGCTGTGGTCTGGTATTCGGGTCAGTTCTACGCGCTGTTCTATGTGCAGAACGTCATCAAGGTCGACAGCTTTTCGGCCAATGTCTTTGTGGCCTGGTCGCTGATCCTCGGCACCTATGGCTTCATCTTCTTTGGTCGCCTCTCGGACCGCATCGGCCGTAAGCCGATCATTCTCGGTGGCTGCCTGATCGCGGCGATCACCTATTTCCCGGTCTTTGGGTTCCTGACCAAGACCGCGAACCCGATGCTCTATAATGCGCATCTTACCCAGATCACCGTGACCGCAGACCCGGCTGACTGCTCGTTCCAGTTCAACCCGGTCGGCACCGCGAAGTTCACCAACAGCTGCGACATCCTGAAAGCCGGTCTGACCGCGCGTTCGGCGAATTCAGAGACGGTCGATGCGCCTGCGGGCACCATCGCATCGGTGAAAATCGGCGAGACCGAGATCCAGGGCTATTCTGGCTCGGCAGCGGATGCGGCGGAACAGAAGGCCCGTTTCGACAAAGAGCTGAACGACGCCATGAGCGCCGCCGGCTATCCGGTTGCAGGCCAGGCGAATGAATCGGTGGCTGTGGCGCAAAACTTCTTCGACATCTTCACCGGCCAGAAGATCACCATCGTCTTGACCCTGACCTATCTGATCATCCTTGTGACGATGGTTTATGGTCCGATTGCCGCGATGCTGGTCGAGCTTTACCCGACCCGGATCCGTTACTCCGGCCTGTCCTTGCCCTACCATATCGGCAATGGCTGGTTCGGGGGCCTGCTGCCGGCGACCGCTTTCGCGATCTCGGCGCAGTCCGGCAACATCTATGCGGGTCTGTGGTACGCAATCGTCATTGCGCTGATGACGGTGGTGATCGGGGCGCTGTTTGTCCCGGGCGGCACGCATAAGAAAGACATCTTCGCGGATCAGAACCAGTAA
- a CDS encoding pyridoxal phosphate-dependent aminotransferase, with protein MRYSAVYERLSGLGSAKWAVHRLAREMAEEGIPVIELTIGEPDSPTPPELIEAAKSAMRPGRLGYSDGRGEPGLRTALAKRYSERRGREIDPDQVICLPGTQTCLYGILRTLVESGDEVLIGDPMYATYEGLIRQTGARPVPVALRPEHGFRMRAADLAAKITPATRVIFLNTPHNPTGAVLSRKDIAEIGALAVKHDLWIVSDEVYEDLIFPGVTFTSPLDLPELAERVICAASISKSHAAPGFRSGWVIGPREFTARLLPLSEIMLFGNQPFLADMTELAVSRPSPIAAGMVERFSRRADLVANALEGQAGLKVHRPEAGMFALVDIRTTGLSGQDFALGLLRERHVAVMPGESFGDGLAGWLRLSLTQPDEAIAEACTQILAHAQAQMAAA; from the coding sequence ATGCGTTATTCCGCGGTATATGAACGGCTGTCCGGCCTTGGTTCGGCGAAATGGGCGGTGCATCGCCTCGCGCGCGAGATGGCGGAGGAAGGGATCCCGGTCATCGAACTTACCATCGGCGAGCCGGATTCCCCCACGCCCCCCGAACTGATCGAGGCCGCGAAATCCGCGATGCGCCCCGGGCGCTTGGGCTATTCCGATGGCAGAGGCGAGCCCGGCCTGCGCACGGCACTGGCGAAACGTTACTCGGAACGGCGCGGCCGCGAGATCGATCCCGATCAGGTGATCTGCCTTCCGGGAACCCAGACCTGTCTCTATGGCATCCTTCGCACCCTTGTCGAAAGCGGCGATGAGGTGCTGATCGGCGATCCGATGTATGCGACCTATGAAGGGCTGATCCGCCAGACCGGGGCCAGACCGGTGCCGGTGGCGCTGCGCCCCGAACATGGCTTCCGGATGCGGGCGGCGGATCTGGCGGCAAAGATCACGCCCGCGACCCGGGTGATTTTCCTCAACACGCCCCATAATCCGACCGGTGCCGTGCTGAGCCGCAAGGACATCGCGGAAATCGGTGCACTTGCGGTGAAACATGATCTCTGGATCGTCTCGGATGAGGTCTATGAGGATCTGATTTTCCCGGGCGTCACCTTCACCTCGCCGCTTGACCTGCCCGAACTGGCAGAGCGTGTCATCTGCGCCGCCTCGATCTCGAAATCGCATGCTGCCCCCGGCTTCCGGTCGGGCTGGGTGATCGGGCCGCGCGAATTCACCGCCAGGCTGCTGCCGCTTTCCGAAATCATGCTTTTCGGCAACCAGCCCTTCCTGGCTGACATGACCGAACTTGCGGTTTCGCGGCCTTCGCCGATCGCGGCTGGCATGGTCGAACGCTTCTCGCGCCGGGCGGATCTGGTGGCGAATGCACTGGAGGGTCAGGCGGGGCTGAAGGTTCACCGCCCCGAAGCCGGCATGTTCGCCCTTGTGGATATCCGCACCACCGGCCTCTCGGGCCAGGACTTCGCGCTCGGGCTCCTGCGCGAGCGCCATGTCGCGGTCATGCCCGGCGAAAGCTTTGGCGACGGGCTGGCGGGCTGGCTGCGGCTTTCGCTGACCCAGCCCGATGAAGCCATCGCCGAGGCCTGCACGCAGATCCTCGCCCATGCTCAGGCGCAGATGGCCGCTGCCTGA
- a CDS encoding adenylate kinase, which yields MTRETPVLILLGPPGAGKGTQARMLEEEHGLVQLSTGDMLRAAVSAGTPAGLAAKAVMEAGALVSDEIVLAILQDRMAQPDCGKGIILDGFPRTQAQAAALDQLLAAQDRRITAAVSLEVDDEAMVERVSGRYSCGTCGEGYHDRFRRPAHAGSCDKCGGTEMKRRADDNAITVRERLKAYHAQTAPLIAFYEAKGVLEKIDAMQPIAEVTASLGRITGRVAV from the coding sequence ATGACCCGCGAGACCCCGGTTCTGATCCTCCTCGGCCCGCCCGGTGCAGGCAAAGGCACCCAGGCCAGGATGCTGGAGGAAGAGCATGGCCTCGTCCAGCTCTCGACCGGCGATATGCTGCGCGCCGCGGTAAGCGCCGGCACGCCCGCAGGTCTTGCCGCGAAAGCGGTGATGGAGGCCGGCGCGCTGGTGTCGGATGAGATCGTGCTGGCGATCCTGCAGGACCGTATGGCGCAGCCCGATTGCGGCAAGGGGATCATCCTGGACGGCTTTCCGCGCACCCAGGCCCAGGCGGCGGCACTGGACCAGCTGCTCGCGGCGCAGGACCGGCGGATCACGGCGGCGGTGAGTCTTGAGGTCGATGACGAGGCAATGGTGGAGAGGGTTTCGGGCCGCTACAGCTGCGGAACCTGCGGCGAGGGCTATCATGACCGGTTTCGCAGGCCCGCGCATGCCGGGAGTTGCGACAAATGCGGCGGCACAGAGATGAAGCGCCGCGCCGATGACAATGCCATCACCGTGCGCGAAAGGCTGAAGGCCTATCACGCCCAGACCGCCCCGCTGATCGCCTTTTACGAGGCGAAGGGCGTGCTGGAAAAGATCGACGCGATGCAACCCATCGCCGAGGTGACCGCTTCGCTGGGCCGGATCACCGGCCGGGTTGCGGTCTGA
- a CDS encoding MFS transporter, which produces MSFLKTVVTARAVVFAFAAMGILWGSFAAVMPDLKAQLGVDEARLGGLLLFTPLAAVTAMLLAPLIGHRLGKVALPLSAGAMALAFTLPGTVVVPWMFPLAMMVCGFGTGLTDVLMNARTAELETTRKVHLMNLAHAAYSFGYGGGAICTGQLRGLGWTPDLVLGTMALLALVFALLTFERDGAIHGLKRPEAGGPGLGLVPLIGGGMVLIAFLTENAAEGWSALHIEKTLGGSPEEGALGPAVLALTMGVARLMGQGLVARLDPFRLLMGGALIAACGALIASQAGTPNAAYAGFIILGVGSSVIAPTAFSLVGRHSAEGTRARAVARATLYGYFGYFVGPPALGIIAGTFSLRAAFIFAAVMLMFILVLAPLMRRAARS; this is translated from the coding sequence ATGTCTTTTCTGAAAACCGTAGTGACCGCGCGGGCGGTGGTCTTTGCTTTTGCGGCGATGGGGATCCTCTGGGGCTCGTTTGCGGCGGTGATGCCGGATCTCAAGGCGCAGCTTGGCGTCGATGAGGCACGGCTGGGCGGGCTTTTGCTGTTCACCCCGCTGGCGGCGGTGACGGCCATGCTGCTTGCGCCGCTGATCGGGCACCGTCTTGGTAAAGTGGCGCTGCCGCTTTCGGCGGGGGCGATGGCACTGGCTTTCACCTTGCCGGGAACGGTGGTTGTGCCCTGGATGTTCCCGCTTGCGATGATGGTCTGCGGCTTTGGCACCGGGCTGACCGATGTTCTGATGAATGCCCGCACGGCGGAGCTGGAAACCACGCGCAAGGTTCACCTGATGAACCTTGCCCATGCCGCCTATTCCTTCGGCTATGGCGGCGGGGCGATCTGTACCGGGCAATTGCGCGGGCTTGGATGGACGCCGGATCTGGTTCTGGGGACGATGGCGCTGCTGGCGCTGGTCTTTGCGCTTCTGACCTTTGAGCGCGATGGCGCCATTCACGGGCTGAAACGGCCCGAGGCCGGCGGGCCGGGTCTGGGCCTTGTGCCGCTGATCGGTGGCGGCATGGTGCTGATCGCGTTCCTGACCGAGAATGCCGCCGAAGGCTGGTCGGCTTTGCATATTGAAAAAACGCTGGGCGGCAGCCCGGAGGAGGGCGCGCTTGGTCCGGCGGTGCTGGCGCTGACCATGGGGGTCGCGCGGCTGATGGGGCAGGGGCTCGTCGCGCGGCTGGACCCGTTCCGCCTGTTGATGGGCGGCGCGCTGATTGCCGCCTGCGGCGCGCTGATCGCGTCACAGGCGGGGACGCCTAATGCAGCCTATGCCGGGTTTATCATCCTGGGGGTGGGGTCTTCGGTGATCGCGCCGACCGCCTTTTCGCTGGTCGGGCGGCATTCGGCGGAAGGCACCCGGGCGCGGGCCGTGGCGCGGGCCACGCTTTACGGCTATTTCGGCTATTTCGTCGGGCCGCCGGCGCTTGGGATTATCGCGGGCACGTTCAGCCTGCGCGCGGCCTTTATCTTTGCCGCCGTGATGCTGATGTTCATCCTGGTGCTGGCGCCGCTGATGCGGAGGGCGGCGCGCAGCTGA
- a CDS encoding cation diffusion facilitator family transporter: MREKDTRTGLSLSAGIASVVVASVLVGLKLWAVVATGALSVAASLADSAVDLVMSLAAASAILYAARPADEDHAFGHSSAEDLTALAQALLITGSAGYIAWSALDRLLNGGVAGLGAEGTGTLVMVVSILLTLVLVWWQGRVAKLTGNRVVAADRLHYLGDLMPAVGAVIALQASQHLGITGLDSWVALLAAGVMLIGGVRIGKSAWDALMDRRADPEIIRGIAELAGSWPGVRGFHDLKTRTSGSRIFVNLHIELDGDQSLREAHDIGAALRREILRRWPGSDVIIHKDVAAADGPPGT, encoded by the coding sequence ATGCGAGAGAAAGACACCCGAACCGGGCTGAGCCTTTCCGCCGGCATCGCATCGGTGGTGGTCGCGTCGGTCCTCGTCGGGCTGAAGCTCTGGGCGGTGGTGGCGACTGGCGCGCTTTCGGTTGCCGCCTCGCTGGCCGACAGCGCGGTGGATCTGGTGATGTCGCTCGCGGCCGCCAGCGCGATCCTTTACGCGGCGCGCCCGGCGGATGAGGATCACGCCTTCGGGCACAGCTCAGCCGAAGACCTGACCGCGCTGGCCCAGGCGCTTTTGATCACCGGATCGGCCGGCTACATCGCCTGGTCTGCCCTGGACCGGCTGCTCAATGGCGGCGTGGCGGGCCTCGGCGCCGAGGGCACCGGCACTCTGGTGATGGTCGTCTCGATCCTGCTCACGCTGGTGCTGGTCTGGTGGCAGGGGCGGGTCGCAAAGCTGACCGGCAACCGCGTCGTGGCGGCTGACCGGCTGCACTATCTTGGCGATCTGATGCCCGCGGTCGGCGCGGTGATCGCCTTGCAGGCCTCGCAGCACCTTGGCATCACCGGGCTCGATTCCTGGGTCGCGCTGCTGGCCGCAGGGGTCATGCTGATCGGCGGGGTGCGCATCGGCAAATCGGCCTGGGATGCGCTGATGGACCGCCGCGCCGATCCCGAGATCATCCGGGGCATCGCCGAACTGGCCGGGAGCTGGCCCGGTGTGCGCGGTTTTCACGACCTCAAGACCCGCACCAGCGGCAGCCGGATCTTCGTCAACCTCCATATCGAGCTCGACGGCGATCAGAGCCTGCGCGAGGCCCATGACATCGGTGCCGCACTGCGCCGTGAGATCCTGCGGCGCTGGCCCGGTTCAGATGTGATCATCCACAAGGATGTCGCGGCTGCGGATGGCCCGCCCGGCACCTGA